From the Candidatus Abyssobacteria bacterium SURF_5 genome, one window contains:
- a CDS encoding radical SAM protein: MKVLLLNPPSVGEGKHNHTNGFFSYPTWLASGAASVESNGHDILLLDAPASHLSCGDVEEKARNFRPHLLVLNTTMCSLQSDAVVAEALKTIVGDLFVVLAGTYVSACPEEALKLIPTAGAVVRREYDATLPALAERLERGESIETVAGITYRAAGTVLSNPDVPPLHRLDKIPFLSSIYRRFLDIRAYSRRDTPYPMMALTTSRGCTYGCTFCVYPQTFSGRKIRYRSIENVLEELDYIKEYFPEVAGIFFEDDTLTMNRQRCRELCEALIDRKMKIVWTTRCRPDVDLETLKIMKGAGCQALSVGFESGSQEILNRIQRHTTREKMEKFVSNTNKTGIRLHGSFIAGLPGETRATLEETLAFSKRLNPATVRFVPLIPHPGTAAYKWFLDLNLLKPGLDGECFSEGQNYIAPTHELTPDDILSFCLRAQKEFYKRPAYVFSQLKRSVLHPRQIPQVWKRYGIR, from the coding sequence ATGAAAGTTTTATTGCTTAATCCGCCCTCCGTTGGTGAGGGCAAACATAATCATACCAACGGCTTTTTCTCTTATCCCACGTGGCTCGCCTCTGGGGCGGCTTCCGTCGAGAGCAACGGTCATGATATCCTCCTGCTCGATGCTCCAGCATCGCATCTTTCCTGCGGCGATGTTGAAGAGAAAGCCCGGAACTTCAGACCGCACCTGCTGGTTCTGAATACCACCATGTGTTCATTACAGAGTGATGCGGTAGTGGCGGAGGCCCTGAAAACTATCGTCGGCGATCTTTTCGTCGTTCTCGCAGGCACCTACGTCTCGGCATGTCCTGAAGAAGCATTGAAGCTGATTCCTACGGCCGGCGCAGTCGTTCGGCGCGAGTATGATGCGACTCTGCCTGCACTGGCTGAACGGCTGGAGCGCGGCGAGAGCATTGAAACTGTTGCGGGTATCACGTATCGCGCTGCCGGGACCGTCTTGTCGAACCCTGACGTCCCGCCTCTGCATCGCCTCGATAAAATTCCTTTTTTAAGCTCCATTTACCGGCGCTTTCTGGATATCCGGGCATACTCGCGCAGGGACACGCCATACCCGATGATGGCGCTCACCACGAGCCGCGGCTGCACGTATGGATGCACGTTCTGCGTCTACCCCCAGACTTTTTCCGGCCGAAAAATCCGGTATCGCTCGATTGAGAATGTGCTCGAAGAACTGGATTACATCAAAGAATATTTTCCCGAGGTGGCGGGCATTTTTTTTGAAGACGACACCCTCACAATGAATCGCCAGCGATGCCGCGAATTATGCGAGGCATTGATCGATCGCAAGATGAAGATAGTGTGGACGACAAGGTGCCGGCCCGACGTGGACCTGGAAACTCTGAAGATCATGAAAGGCGCTGGATGTCAGGCCCTCTCTGTCGGCTTCGAGAGCGGGAGCCAGGAAATTCTCAACCGGATTCAGAGACACACGACCCGCGAGAAAATGGAAAAATTCGTCTCGAACACGAACAAGACCGGCATCCGGTTGCACGGAAGCTTTATCGCCGGTCTTCCCGGCGAAACACGCGCAACTCTGGAGGAAACGCTGGCTTTCTCAAAACGTTTGAATCCGGCAACGGTTCGTTTCGTTCCGCTGATTCCGCACCCCGGAACCGCGGCATACAAATGGTTTCTTGATTTAAACCTGCTGAAGCCGGGCTTGGATGGCGAGTGCTTCTCCGAAGGCCAGAATTATATTGCTCCAACCCACGAGCTGACTCCGGACGACATACTCTCTTTTTGCCTCCGCGCTCAGAAGGAGTTTTATAAGAGGCCCGCCTATGTTTTCAGCCAGTTGAAGCGCTCGGTTCTTCACCCGCGGCAAATACCGCAGGTGTGGAAGCGTTACGGCATCCGATAA
- a CDS encoding DUF4976 domain-containing protein yields MKRVPAPDRKKGPPFPSPDELSFRNTGGDNLFGRTLTRRAAVKTLGLLTASGLTEYFLHDLAWALPHSQRKPNIIFILTDDHRWDYMSCSGHSFLQTPNIDRLANEGILFENAFVTTSLCSPSRASFLTGQYAHTHGVKNNLTAWRDENITFLELLKQAGYDTFFVGKWHMPGRLPNLRGVDRFITFTVQGGQGRYFNCPLIVDGVRRPSRKEYITEELTDYALEFISRKRENPFCLYLSHKAVHHQFLPPPELDHLYDEVELGLPKEADSWIGMTRGNMFTGVFGNIERHVRNYCETLVALDRQVGRVLEKIDELGISDNTLIVYAGDNGYFWGEHRFVDKRWPYEESIRIPFIVRYPALIHDPGRRASQMALNIDLAPTLLDLAGVPVPAQMEGASLKPVLLERSAPGRKAWLYEYFKEFPYNVPEHFAVRTQTHIYVEYAGRHEPELYDIVKDPHQKRNLIGTADGQLLLPELKRMLEDLKRGKML; encoded by the coding sequence ATGAAGCGCGTTCCTGCGCCAGACCGCAAAAAAGGCCCCCCTTTTCCTTCTCCTGACGAGTTGTCTTTCAGGAACACGGGAGGCGACAATCTTTTCGGCCGCACTCTTACGCGCAGAGCCGCAGTCAAAACGCTCGGACTGCTGACCGCGTCAGGTCTGACAGAGTACTTTTTGCATGATCTCGCATGGGCGCTGCCCCATTCGCAGAGAAAGCCTAACATCATCTTCATCCTGACCGACGATCATCGCTGGGACTACATGAGTTGCAGCGGGCATTCCTTCCTCCAGACGCCGAATATAGACCGTTTGGCAAATGAGGGAATCCTGTTTGAAAACGCCTTTGTGACGACTTCGTTATGCAGTCCGAGCCGGGCAAGCTTTCTGACCGGCCAGTACGCGCACACGCACGGAGTGAAAAATAATCTTACCGCCTGGCGCGACGAAAACATCACGTTCCTCGAACTCCTCAAGCAAGCCGGCTATGACACCTTTTTCGTCGGGAAATGGCATATGCCCGGAAGGCTGCCCAACCTGCGGGGAGTGGACCGATTTATTACCTTCACCGTTCAGGGCGGACAGGGCAGATATTTCAATTGTCCCTTGATTGTCGACGGGGTCCGGCGGCCTTCCCGCAAGGAATACATTACGGAAGAACTCACCGATTACGCGCTGGAGTTCATCAGCCGAAAACGGGAAAATCCCTTCTGCCTGTACCTGTCGCACAAGGCGGTGCACCACCAGTTCCTGCCTCCTCCGGAGCTGGATCACCTGTATGACGAAGTCGAGCTGGGCTTGCCCAAGGAGGCCGACTCCTGGATCGGAATGACCCGGGGGAACATGTTTACCGGCGTCTTCGGCAACATCGAGAGGCACGTGCGCAATTATTGCGAAACACTTGTCGCGCTTGACCGGCAAGTCGGGCGGGTACTCGAGAAAATCGATGAACTTGGCATCTCCGACAACACCCTGATCGTATACGCCGGCGATAACGGCTACTTCTGGGGAGAACACAGGTTCGTCGACAAACGATGGCCATATGAGGAATCGATCCGGATCCCGTTTATCGTCAGATATCCGGCACTGATTCACGATCCCGGCCGGCGCGCCTCCCAGATGGCGCTGAATATCGATCTTGCCCCGACTCTGCTCGACCTTGCAGGAGTGCCCGTCCCCGCACAAATGGAAGGCGCCAGCCTGAAGCCCGTTCTCCTCGAGCGCTCCGCTCCCGGCCGCAAGGCGTGGCTGTACGAATATTTCAAGGAATTCCCCTACAATGTCCCCGAGCACTTCGCCGTCAGAACGCAAACCCATATCTATGTCGAATACGCCGGCAGGCATGAGCCCGAGCTATATGATATCGTGAAAGACCCTCATCAGAAACGAAATCTGATCGGAACCGCTGATGGGCAACTATTACTCCCAGAATTGAAAAGAATGCTTGAAGACCTGAAACGGGGAAAGATGTTATGA
- the lexA gene encoding transcriptional repressor LexA, translated as MKTQLTDRQEMVLNFIKAFTDRNGYPPTIREICAHFHFLPRAAANHVNALVRKGYLSKAPRKSRSLEVIGRSRRDLREIPIVGRVAAGEPILAVENIEGAIMLPAEWVHGGESFLLRVEGDSMVNAHICSGDYVVVKRQATAESGDIVVALLEEEATVKRFVKEKDRIVLKPENERMQPIVVENGARSLRIIGKVVGVWRTI; from the coding sequence ATGAAAACACAATTGACCGATCGCCAGGAGATGGTGCTGAATTTCATCAAGGCTTTTACGGATCGAAACGGGTATCCTCCCACGATCCGCGAGATATGCGCGCATTTTCATTTTTTGCCGCGGGCGGCGGCGAACCATGTGAATGCGCTCGTGAGAAAAGGGTATCTCTCGAAGGCGCCTCGCAAATCGCGTTCTCTTGAAGTGATTGGACGGAGCCGGCGCGATTTGAGGGAGATACCCATCGTGGGCCGGGTCGCCGCCGGCGAGCCGATCCTGGCGGTTGAGAACATTGAAGGAGCGATCATGCTGCCGGCTGAATGGGTTCACGGAGGAGAAAGCTTTCTGTTGCGGGTTGAGGGCGACAGCATGGTGAACGCGCACATCTGTTCCGGCGACTACGTAGTGGTGAAGCGGCAAGCGACGGCCGAGAGCGGCGATATCGTGGTCGCACTGCTTGAAGAGGAGGCGACGGTAAAACGATTTGTCAAGGAAAAGGATCGGATCGTTCTGAAGCCCGAGAACGAGCGGATGCAGCCAATAGTCGTCGAGAACGGCGCTCGATCGCTCCGGATAATAGGAAAGGTTGTGGGAGTATGGAGAACCATTTAG
- a CDS encoding polysaccharide deacetylase codes for MNKITRRKFLKHTGVAMLLSSSLSRRVFAESNRIPVLLYHDISDQYLDDYTTSPSLFAAHMEWLYSEGYRAVSPKALPIAGFGREKDIVVTFDDGYASFTEYVFPILQQYKFTAVINIIGEYVGRYLHFGGNRPLLSWDEYRFLANSGLVEFGCHTHALHKGKGAAGISPEQLRQDLATFSDIFSSELGVYPEILAWPFGSYNQKTIEVAKKQGVKYFFTSDEGMLSPSHGLDRIPRLNINNKLDLASFRQYVGGVWA; via the coding sequence ATGAACAAGATCACCAGAAGAAAATTCCTGAAGCACACGGGGGTGGCGATGTTGCTTTCCTCCTCGCTCTCGCGCCGCGTCTTTGCCGAAAGCAACCGCATTCCGGTGCTGCTGTACCACGATATCTCGGACCAGTATCTGGACGATTACACGACTTCTCCATCACTGTTTGCCGCACACATGGAGTGGCTGTATTCGGAAGGATATAGAGCCGTTTCCCCAAAAGCATTGCCCATTGCCGGATTCGGGCGGGAGAAGGATATCGTAGTGACATTTGATGACGGGTACGCCAGCTTTACCGAATATGTTTTTCCAATTCTGCAGCAGTACAAGTTCACGGCTGTCATTAACATCATCGGAGAGTACGTTGGGCGCTATCTTCATTTCGGCGGCAATCGGCCGCTCTTGAGCTGGGACGAGTACAGATTCCTCGCGAATAGTGGCCTCGTCGAGTTCGGCTGCCATACACATGCTCTGCATAAGGGAAAGGGAGCCGCCGGGATTTCCCCTGAACAGTTGCGGCAGGATCTTGCAACCTTTTCGGATATCTTTTCGAGCGAATTGGGTGTATATCCCGAAATCCTGGCGTGGCCGTTCGGCTCATATAATCAGAAAACCATCGAAGTTGCGAAAAAACAGGGGGTTAAATACTTCTTTACATCAGATGAGGGAATGTTGTCGCCCAGCCATGGGCTTGACCGCATTCCCCGGCTCAACATCAATAACAAGTTGGACCTCGCGTCGTTCCGACAGTACGTAGGAGGAGTATGGGCATAA
- a CDS encoding tetratricopeptide repeat protein produces MSGEGAGVKRAPSLSYLEMGFLALRNQDYQEAVNIFNRELESGATAEGYFGLGKAFYHLHELPTARWAFYKALELQPDNQDIVSYIDKTANQQNPETPPRRQSSFRCVNGRIEVHREQWVPFFVKGMNLGLGLPGYFPGEYAIRKGTYMKWLRQMADLGVNAIRLYTVHPPSFYEALGAFNTGSPKKLYLLQGTWAELPEGYNFLDAAYASHIQGSVRDAVDAVFGNARLPERPGLAHGRYSSDVSAYTIGFIFGREWESCAVKGFNELNDRRMRDYVGRHLFLREGTPFEVWTIEMCDYLQAYEAEKYGHIHPVSATSWPTLDPLVHGSESKYEDELALQGLKVRSTACNENEDAESLDFAKVSVKDGAGFFVTYHAYPYYPDFMNNDYLTEENTYLAYLRALKNHHAAQAILIAEFGVPSSREVCHWHRDGWHHGGHSENDQGHINGVLMKTIHEAGLAGGALFGWFDEWFKRNWLFLPYELPAERNPLWFNLQDAEQNYGLLAMYPGYPDKKVSLAGRAEEWQDAVIYASADAASPLVEFGDGFDGARSLCRLAVQHDEAFLYLLLETRNAIDFAGAHYLIGIDTGKPDYGEFLLSFRTNYKSPVGLKFLIHLAGRDKSRILVCRRYDKYFNSEKQEVWPAVSDQGEWVMMFNKTNSRRAAKDGSRFYPARVFPMSNLRFGSLDRKHPEFDSLADFFVNGNMIEMRIPWGLINFTDPSSGSILWKTAEGMTVPSDGIRFVAVSYKPDEGALGAVNTGRDTNVTDHLPRQLTRKGMPVFSWTKWNTPIYHSYLKSSYYTYQKILAGIPETE; encoded by the coding sequence ATGTCAGGGGAGGGAGCAGGAGTTAAGAGAGCACCATCCTTATCCTATCTCGAGATGGGTTTCCTCGCACTTCGAAACCAGGATTATCAGGAAGCAGTCAACATCTTTAATAGGGAGCTGGAATCGGGGGCAACTGCTGAAGGCTACTTCGGATTAGGAAAAGCTTTCTACCATCTGCATGAACTGCCAACGGCACGCTGGGCGTTCTATAAGGCGTTGGAACTCCAGCCGGATAATCAGGACATCGTTTCCTATATTGACAAGACGGCTAATCAGCAAAATCCTGAAACACCCCCCCGCCGTCAATCGTCGTTCAGATGTGTGAATGGGCGCATCGAGGTTCACCGGGAGCAGTGGGTCCCCTTTTTTGTGAAGGGGATGAATCTGGGTCTTGGACTGCCGGGATATTTTCCCGGCGAATACGCCATCCGCAAAGGCACATATATGAAATGGCTGCGGCAGATGGCTGATCTCGGCGTCAACGCAATTCGCCTCTACACGGTGCACCCCCCGTCGTTCTATGAGGCGTTGGGCGCATTTAACACCGGGTCGCCGAAGAAGCTCTATCTGCTCCAGGGAACGTGGGCGGAGCTGCCAGAAGGCTACAATTTTCTCGATGCCGCATACGCGTCGCACATCCAGGGAAGCGTGCGAGATGCGGTCGATGCGGTTTTCGGAAATGCGCGCCTGCCCGAAAGGCCCGGGCTGGCGCACGGAAGATACTCTTCCGACGTGTCGGCGTACACGATTGGTTTCATCTTTGGCAGGGAATGGGAAAGTTGTGCGGTGAAGGGATTCAATGAACTGAATGATAGGCGGATGCGCGATTATGTAGGCCGCCATCTTTTTCTGCGCGAAGGCACCCCATTCGAGGTATGGACAATCGAGATGTGCGACTACCTTCAAGCATACGAGGCCGAAAAATACGGCCACATCCATCCCGTTTCCGCCACGAGCTGGCCGACACTTGATCCGCTCGTTCATGGTTCGGAGTCGAAATACGAGGACGAGCTGGCGCTGCAGGGTTTGAAGGTGAGATCGACGGCCTGTAACGAAAACGAGGATGCCGAATCTCTGGATTTCGCAAAAGTAAGCGTGAAGGACGGTGCAGGCTTCTTCGTGACATACCATGCATACCCCTACTATCCAGATTTCATGAACAACGATTATCTCACAGAGGAGAATACGTATCTTGCATATCTGCGCGCGCTCAAAAATCATCATGCCGCTCAGGCCATCCTTATAGCCGAATTCGGGGTCCCGAGCAGTCGGGAAGTTTGCCACTGGCACAGGGACGGCTGGCATCATGGAGGCCACTCAGAAAACGACCAGGGACACATCAATGGGGTGCTCATGAAAACCATTCATGAAGCGGGTCTGGCGGGAGGAGCGCTGTTTGGCTGGTTCGACGAGTGGTTCAAGAGGAACTGGCTCTTTTTGCCGTATGAACTTCCTGCCGAACGCAATCCGCTGTGGTTCAACCTGCAGGACGCCGAGCAAAACTACGGCCTGCTGGCGATGTATCCCGGTTACCCCGACAAAAAGGTGAGTCTGGCCGGGCGTGCTGAAGAATGGCAAGACGCGGTGATATATGCCTCCGCGGATGCAGCTTCGCCTCTGGTTGAATTCGGCGACGGCTTCGACGGCGCTCGCTCGCTCTGCAGGCTGGCCGTACAGCATGACGAAGCATTCCTTTACCTGCTTCTGGAAACGCGCAATGCCATAGATTTTGCAGGAGCGCATTACCTGATCGGAATCGACACGGGGAAACCCGACTACGGGGAATTCCTGCTGTCGTTCCGCACGAATTACAAATCACCGGTCGGCCTGAAATTTCTCATCCATCTTGCCGGCAGGGATAAGAGCAGAATTCTGGTATGCCGCCGCTACGACAAGTATTTCAACAGCGAGAAGCAGGAGGTCTGGCCGGCCGTGTCGGATCAGGGCGAGTGGGTAATGATGTTCAACAAGACCAACAGCAGGCGCGCCGCCAAAGACGGGTCGCGCTTTTACCCCGCACGAGTTTTTCCAATGAGCAATCTCAGGTTTGGCTCGCTTGATCGGAAGCATCCCGAATTTGATTCTCTGGCCGATTTTTTCGTGAACGGGAATATGATCGAGATGCGGATTCCCTGGGGCCTCATCAACTTCACCGACCCAAGCTCCGGGAGCATTCTCTGGAAAACCGCAGAAGGAATGACTGTTCCCTCAGATGGGATTCGCTTCGTCGCGGTCTCTTACAAACCTGATGAGGGCGCCCTTGGGGCGGTGAATACCGGCCGGGATACAAACGTGACCGACCATCTGCCGCGGCAGTTGACGAGGAAGGGGATGCCGGTTTTCTCGTGGACGAAGTGGAACACACCCATATATCATTCTTACCTCAAGTCAAGCTACTACACATATCAAAAAATATTGGCCGGGATTCCGGAAACAGAATGA
- a CDS encoding glycosyltransferase — MALIVAATVVINYLVGIYYGLTNLIYTSLLTIALIIILRHIKRIKYSSFREFSLSPQTPPISILIPANNEEKNITASVSSALGINYPFFEVIVIDDGSTDSTLQNLINAFDLKKIDLIYRDVIKTAPVKTFYYNPQLPNLLIISKEKGGKADALNCGINICHSPYFCSVDADSVLERDALLRLIMPILESGKRIIACGGVVRALNGSEVINGAVEKVNLPRTILALLQIVEYLRAFLFGRVGLDALNATLILSGTFSLFDKQAVIEVNGFSTDTVTEDMELIVRLHRKQVEKERPYQIKFISDPVCWTEVPEKLSLLGRQRRRWHLGLIQSVLKHKIMLLNPKYGALGLFVMPYYFFVEMLSPIVEVFGYIIVIGCYFLHVISLEFFLLFLTLAIFYGTFLSTASIFLEELTYRRYPLWRHLFTLLLFGILENFGYRQVNSVWRMQAFFNYIIGRREWEYVRGGSRS; from the coding sequence ATGGCGCTGATAGTTGCCGCGACGGTAGTCATTAATTATCTCGTTGGAATCTATTACGGGCTGACCAATCTCATATATACGAGTCTTCTTACGATAGCGCTGATCATCATTCTCCGCCACATCAAGCGAATCAAGTATTCCTCCTTCAGGGAGTTCAGCCTCTCGCCGCAGACACCGCCGATCTCCATCTTGATTCCGGCAAATAACGAGGAGAAGAATATTACCGCTTCCGTCAGTTCCGCCCTCGGGATCAACTATCCATTCTTTGAAGTCATCGTCATCGACGACGGTTCCACCGACTCCACTTTGCAGAACCTCATCAATGCATTTGACCTGAAGAAAATCGATCTTATCTACCGTGATGTGATAAAGACGGCTCCGGTAAAGACTTTCTATTACAACCCGCAGCTTCCAAACCTGCTGATCATAAGCAAGGAGAAGGGCGGGAAAGCCGACGCCCTGAACTGCGGCATCAACATTTGTCACAGCCCCTATTTCTGCTCGGTCGACGCCGATTCGGTCCTCGAGCGGGATGCCCTGTTGCGCTTGATCATGCCGATCCTTGAAAGCGGAAAACGTATCATTGCCTGCGGGGGCGTGGTCAGAGCCTTGAACGGGAGCGAGGTAATCAATGGAGCGGTCGAGAAGGTCAATTTACCAAGGACCATACTGGCGCTGCTGCAGATCGTCGAGTACCTGCGGGCATTCCTTTTCGGCAGAGTCGGATTGGACGCTCTCAATGCCACACTGATCCTTTCGGGCACGTTTTCTCTGTTTGATAAACAGGCGGTCATCGAAGTGAACGGTTTCAGTACCGACACGGTGACGGAGGACATGGAATTGATCGTGCGGCTCCACCGGAAGCAGGTGGAAAAGGAGAGGCCATATCAAATCAAATTTATATCCGATCCTGTTTGCTGGACTGAAGTCCCCGAGAAATTGAGCCTGCTGGGGCGGCAGAGAAGGCGCTGGCACCTGGGGCTTATCCAGAGCGTCTTGAAGCACAAGATAATGCTCCTCAACCCGAAGTACGGCGCTCTCGGCCTGTTTGTTATGCCGTATTACTTTTTCGTCGAGATGCTGAGCCCGATCGTAGAGGTGTTCGGCTATATTATCGTCATAGGCTGCTATTTCCTTCACGTCATCAGTCTTGAATTCTTCCTGCTGTTCCTGACCCTGGCGATTTTCTATGGAACGTTCTTATCCACCGCTTCAATCTTTCTCGAGGAGCTGACATATCGCAGATACCCGCTGTGGAGGCACCTGTTCACGCTCCTGCTGTTCGGGATTCTCGAGAACTTCGGATATCGACAAGTAAATTCTGTCTGGAGGATGCAAGCATTTTTCAACTATATCATCGGGAGAAGGGAATGGGAATATGTCAGGGGAGGGAGCAGGAGTTAA
- a CDS encoding HEAT repeat domain-containing protein → MQDTLKLIILVIIGITSCLTLLLLLAGIIRRIVQGRRYAVLDELRLKYHGLLKNIFRSEGSYDLSELVAKPGSAKWHAVEEVLLNFANGESYAEKARKILVELSYPSYYEVKLHARNVIACASAINKLGAMHSLGSVQNLIQCLDEENAEIVSVAVRSLSKIGAAEGLTAILERLPALIQKSLAARKTLEAFLLNFGPSAAPFLIERVRTADDLTKALLLEVLSQMRDSTAAVVAAENLTSASAEVRAKSLRVIESSAKDTGFAAWEKVAGLIDDPAWFVRMHAARALKLAPGDDMIPLLAKLMLDESWHVRSSASAALVERGDKALPIFLEALRSGDAYVRNSICEEILKGTYIEKLFTNLDDGDGYIFRQSRELARAMYQTGFRTPFEEYLEKGENLKIKQAITGIFEEDN, encoded by the coding sequence ATGCAAGACACTCTGAAGCTCATAATACTTGTTATTATCGGGATAACGTCCTGTCTCACTCTTCTCCTCCTGCTGGCCGGAATCATTCGCCGTATCGTCCAAGGAAGAAGATATGCTGTGCTGGATGAATTGCGGCTCAAGTATCACGGGTTATTGAAGAACATTTTTCGATCCGAGGGCTCCTACGATCTTTCAGAGTTGGTCGCAAAGCCGGGAAGCGCAAAATGGCACGCCGTGGAAGAGGTGTTGCTGAATTTTGCCAATGGTGAATCATATGCGGAGAAGGCCCGGAAAATACTCGTGGAATTATCGTATCCATCCTATTACGAGGTGAAACTGCACGCGAGAAATGTGATCGCGTGCGCATCCGCAATCAACAAACTGGGCGCGATGCATAGTCTGGGGTCCGTTCAGAACCTGATACAGTGTCTCGATGAGGAAAATGCCGAAATAGTTTCAGTCGCTGTGCGGTCCCTCAGCAAAATAGGCGCGGCGGAAGGGTTGACTGCCATTCTTGAGCGTCTTCCGGCGCTCATCCAGAAATCGCTTGCAGCGCGAAAAACTCTCGAGGCGTTCCTGCTGAATTTTGGCCCTTCTGCGGCGCCTTTCCTTATCGAGCGTGTTCGCACAGCTGACGATCTGACCAAAGCCCTGCTGCTCGAGGTGCTTTCTCAGATGCGTGACAGTACAGCGGCCGTCGTTGCAGCCGAAAACCTTACCTCTGCAAGCGCCGAAGTAAGAGCAAAATCATTGAGGGTTATCGAGTCGAGTGCGAAAGACACCGGATTTGCCGCTTGGGAGAAAGTGGCCGGGTTGATTGATGATCCGGCCTGGTTTGTACGGATGCATGCGGCGCGGGCGTTGAAGCTCGCCCCCGGCGATGATATGATTCCGCTCCTGGCAAAACTGATGCTCGATGAGAGCTGGCACGTCCGCAGCTCAGCGTCGGCCGCCCTGGTCGAAAGGGGCGACAAGGCTCTTCCCATATTCCTGGAAGCCCTCCGTTCAGGCGACGCTTACGTCAGGAATAGCATTTGCGAGGAGATCCTGAAGGGGACGTACATCGAAAAGTTGTTCACGAATCTCGATGACGGAGACGGCTACATCTTTCGTCAGTCGAGGGAATTGGCGAGGGCGATGTATCAAACCGGTTTCCGGACCCCTTTTGAAGAATACTTGGAAAAGGGAGAGAACTTGAAAATCAAGCAGGCAATCACGGGAATCTTTGAAGAGGATAATTGA
- a CDS encoding prepilin-type N-terminal cleavage/methylation domain-containing protein has protein sequence MKNNKGFTLIELMIVVAIIAIIAAIAIPNLLRARLASNESSAIGSLRTLSSAQSSMQSSGLVDADLDGTGEYGTLQNLYSDYAPPFIDEVLGSGVKSGYGFVVTKVGPANTDEVLWEACAYPISYAQSGVRTFYVDESGVVRGSDAGAGAPILRAVGSLYPPVGG, from the coding sequence ATGAAGAACAATAAAGGTTTCACACTTATCGAACTGATGATCGTGGTGGCGATTATTGCCATCATCGCCGCAATCGCTATCCCGAACCTGCTGCGCGCGCGGTTGGCCTCGAACGAATCGTCCGCTATCGGTTCGTTGAGAACCCTCTCCAGTGCGCAAAGCTCAATGCAGTCGTCCGGTCTGGTCGATGCGGATCTCGACGGAACCGGCGAATACGGCACCCTGCAGAACCTGTACAGCGACTATGCTCCGCCGTTCATCGATGAGGTGCTGGGCAGCGGCGTGAAGTCGGGTTACGGCTTTGTCGTAACAAAAGTTGGTCCTGCCAACACCGACGAGGTCCTGTGGGAAGCATGCGCGTACCCCATCTCATATGCGCAGAGCGGCGTCCGTACCTTCTACGTCGATGAATCGGGCGTTGTTCGCGGATCCGACGCCGGCGCAGGCGCTCCGATTCTCCGTGCGGTTGGTAGTCTGTATCCTCCGGTCGGTGGTTGA